CATCCTGTTAAATAGCGTAATTTTAGCTCAACACAATGAGATTATTATGTAAGTTCATATGTAACATGCTTATAagtaaacaaacatacatattcgGCTTAAATCTAAACGTATGAGTATTCACATAACAACAAATGTGTATTAACGAAGAGCATAGACATCTAGATATGTAGCAGCTACCATCATGTATCGGTCAAAGTTATGCTGGTTTTCTAGGCAATTTTGTAAATGGCCCCATGACTAAGTCAGTCTATAGGTATAAGTGTATATCGTACACTTATAGATCCTATAATCCCGATTTACGTAAGCCAAATCGACAATAAGCACATTGTATGCTTGATTTGATTACGTAAATCTTACGTTATCGACTTATTGTCCCCTGGCCACCTGGCCTCATGGTTTTTGGTTTACATAAAAGCGCCCTTCTGCGTATACACATTTCAAGAAACGCTTTGGAGAGAGCAATTGGGATAAATAGACGAATCTAAGTTAGGTACGCTGTGAAAAAAGAAGTCGTGGTCTCGAACTTAATGGTATTGATAAGGTATGTTTGAAAAACTTACATTTAGTAGTTCATTAATCATTATAATAGccctggcggcctagccaaggtgccgatcgcttgcgcttcgccatcgacCCGCTGTGtgtctctctgtcactcttccatattagtgcggcagtgacagttgcgtttcgttcgctacgtagcggtagcgattggcatgttatCTCCGGGGCCTGATCTAAAATTAAACGGGTAATTTTAAACTCTGGTatattatactgatttaaactttcacgatttctacatattataattctcgtatattatatttgtccgTGCTAATTAAATATAGTTtgcataagtaattaagtaggtatgtaatgtCAGTAGAACGTGAAATAGTATCTAGTGAAAATTCATCAAATGCTTCACATATATTTCATAAGTTTCATCCTCTTTTTCACAGATTAAAATGGCCAGGAAACTGCGCTCCTACGCAATCCTGGTAAGCTTCACGGCAGTCTTCGCAAAAGACCCTGAGCCTGAACTGCCACCATGTCCGACCAACTTCCAATTCCTCCCTCAAACTCTGCCAATGCACTGCAAGATGACCAGCCAGCCTTTCCAATCACCACCCTTGCCTCCTCAGTTTCCTCCTTTCATGTCTGGCCCACCAGCAAATCCAGGGAATCCTGTCCCTAACCCAGAAAAACCTCTGTCTGCTCCCTTCCCTCCACCAATGCCTATGGGAATGCCTCCAATGCCCATGGGAATGAGCCCACCGCTACCCATGGGTCCCATGCCTATGGGTTTACCTGGAATGCCCATGGGCATGCCAATGCTCGGTGGTCCTCCACAAGCCAAACTTCCAGTCATTGTCATGCCTTTCTACTCTCCTGATCCAGCTTATAAGGATCCTAGAAAAGATCCAAGAAAGCCTTCTGAACCCTACAAGAAGAAAGTCAAGATTATCAAGAAATCACGTCATCACCATAACTCTGATGACTCAAGCTGGGAAACTGATTCAAGCGAAAGTTCTGACACTGACTCGAGTGACTATGACAGGAAACGTTGGAATTGGAAGAACCGCAGGTCTATGAGGAGACATAAGAAAATTAGGCATGCTAGAAAACAGGAGTACCTAACACCTGTCTTGCAATATGTTAGCAAAGATGGATTTGTTGTATTTGAGAAATCTATTTCAAAAGGTGAAGCAAAGGATTGGTTAGGTGATAATAAAGGACCTAATGAAGAAACAGGTAACGTAGATATAGCACAAAAGACAAACAATAAATATGGTAGAGTTGAAGATGAGACGAGgccaaataaaaatgttaatactAGAGACTTGTCAGAGGCAAATCATAAAGaagtgaataaaaatattcaaagaCTGCAAAGAAAAGCTCGTCAAAAAGAAATACAACAAGCCATAAAACATAAACAGGAACAGTAATATAAATGTAGATGTACTGTAtttatacatcattttgtacttttataactgtaaataaattattatatttgcatGAAGATTGTGTTATTTCAAACGTGAAATAGGATACCTAGGTATATAAAAAGGCGTATCGTTAACTcataaataattcataattcaatgaattaagtatattgCAACATATGTACATTATTTACCTGAGGACCAGGATAATTACCTACAATAAGGTCGAATTGCTAGACttactaggtacctatagttctCAAAATGGTTCTCTAGTGTTAATGATTAAGGTCTCGTCTTCGTAAGGTCGGATTTGCAATAGGTACATTGCGTTATTCGATTGATCGATTGAATACATTGCtgaactaaaaaccggccaagtgcgagtcagactcgcgcacgaagggttccgtaccattacgcaaaaaacggcaaaaaaaatcacgtttgttgtatggggacTTAAATATTATtccggttttagtatttgttgttatagcggcaacagaaatatatcatctgtgaaaatttaaactgtctagctatcacggttcatgagatacagcttggtgacagacggacagacagacagcagtcttagtaatagggtcccgttttttcccctttgggtacggaaccctaaaaacgcatgCCATTTATTGCAAGGTCTGCATGTAGAAACCTTTAACGTttcaatttaaaacaaaatttaaaacaaccTTCAGCAAAATTTTCGAAATCAACCGAAATAAGTTTGAAATATGTAGGtgacacaaattaaaatattttcataaagtaatttaatttgttattagtGCAAACTTTTCTTCTTATGGCAGTATCAACTAAATGCATTTTAGACGCAACAAATATGTACTTACTCGAGATTCTTTTGAATTCTATCTTGCATTGTTCGTGTTAAAAATGAACGAGTCAAACTCTGATAACGTTCAGTAGTTCATTGGACGTTCACGCAGATGGTCAGTTTTCATCTACGGGTAGGATTTAATTACCATGCTGGTAAGTGGTGATCCAAAAATACGTTAAGggtcggttctccatacaaacgtagttccgctctcattttaaaacgactagctagattgccctgaaactttgtacttacataaGGATAAGgtttatctatgtctgtaattattttatgtagcttcagataccatagttaaccttttcgacgccgtgtcaaacacaaaagctgtcaattcggacgccacgtcaccaaagcgtcaaaactgaaatgaactttatgcacaaGCACGTAGgtttatgttgctctgtggtctttgaccgattaatccgtctttggcgttagacctgcggtgccgacatatccgtcattggcgtccaaaaggttaaaaaaatacagcgaatttgtttCTAGTTCGGGTCTAGTTGTTGATGAATTTAACAAATGTTCGAGTTTGTGTAGATTTAGATTAGGCGGCGCGTCAAAACTATTAGTAGATAAGGAGCTAACTCTTCTTTTTTTCTTTGagcttaaataaattatacaaatgttTGAAAATTAGGAAAGCCGGTGGGATAGGAGTTCAATTGACACTCCAGTTCTCCATACTCCATAATTTAATGTCAACATCAAAAAGTATTCAAATTTAACGTAAAGTACGATTTTTCAAATAATATtagtaacatatttttttattaaataattactttaaaaacGTATATTCTACTAAACTACTCATCTTCGTCTTATAGTTATATACAGGATGACATTAAATTGGTGATACAAAATCAATGTTTTACATACATCTTCCCTAAACTAAGCCCCTCAATTAAGTCtgatgctttaaaaataatcaaaagtaatttgttaattttttttattttatcccgtTTTTTTAGGCTTCACATGGTTATCCTAACATAATGATAAACAAAGAAAAGGTTAAATGATTTCAAATgaacattttcctctttggttaTCAATCACCTGCCACAGTTTATGATGTAAACGTGTCTGATTAGTACTTGTCACTTGTCAaagaaaataagattttataCAAGATttcggttttacaacaaaatttaagataaaattattctCGAGAAACGTGTTGACGATTTTGCTACAAGAAGTGCCGGAGCAAAATTTGGAGAATCCTCATTTCCGGCAAGATGGTGCACCAGCGCAGTTTGCTCTAAGTGTGCGAAATCATTTGGAGCAAGAGTTCCCTGACAGATGGATTGGACGAAACGGCCCAGTCGCAAAGCCGTCTCGAAGTCCCAATCTTCGCATGGCCGACTCGACATCCTTTGCGGGGCGAAATTAAAAGGAGAGTGTACGCACGGGAATCAAATACCGTCTATGAACTTCGCCAAAAGATAATTGAGGTGTTCAATTCTGTGAAAGCCAATGCAGACTCAAAATAAATCATATGAATTAGACTTCGTGTCCAGGAAGGCGGTGGGCATTTTGCACACATCTTAAAATACGTTTAGGTAAAGTAGGTGCACACTACTTATTGAAACGTTGGTATTTTAAGATTCTGTTACATTCGGTAGATTAcgtacattaataaataatttaatttaaattgattcgcTTATTATTACCATAAATGTATCAGGGTACATAAGACTAAACAGcttaaggccagtccagacgggaacagTTTTGTgctaatctgattaaattgtctgatcaaatcaggtggtgtggatgcaaacgccaatttggcccgCCGATTCCCCTTTTCTTCGATTGTAAGATTATGACCGATACAATGGAGATTTGTGACGCCAGTAGGCGCGTTTACgggcattattttttaatttagagcacTAAAATGTCACCATAATTCTCCCGTCCGTCTGGACTGGGCTTTAGTTACACGAGTGTCACAAATGGTGATATCGATAATTATTAACTTACATTGAAAACATCGAGTGACAGGTATGACAGTTAGGTATTTAACGTGGGGTAACCACACTTCGggactttaattatttgttttattagaaaattagcgataattaaatacagctaattttaaCAACGGAGTTACTGTAGTATACTATTGGGCATTAACTGAGCCACAATCAAGTGTTTTGTATCACCAATTTAatgtcaccctgtataataaatattttcaaacaataaacactGACATTAGTTTTTTAATGCATTGAACATTATGCAAAtcgaaatattacattttatagCTGATTCGAATATTGAATGGCTATGTTACACAACCTCAGTGGTAGGGTGCCAGTATTTTGCATACagatttaatgttttatataaCTTGGTTCCAAAATGTATCCGTGTGTTAAAGTTAAAATCATAGATCACTCGAGTTACCTTAAACCTCATCGATTACTGGACATTTTCTGTTAAAAATTAGTACTACAAAATGGACGTAAGATtttgaataatagttatttgttatacaagggtgcaaagttgtattttacccgcgagtgtggaattgaaacacgagcacgcgaaaggattctatagttctattctaaaatagaatcctgagcgtagcaagtgtttcaacacacgagaagtaaaatacatttgcacccgtgtgtaacacaaaacttttcctctcactatagcgaggaaagtgcaacatccacaggcgttagatcatcttcatcactggaatcacttattttgtacgatattataacagaaaacactggaaattctgatttttgcgtgagtcggtgagaattgtttttaagtaaaaaatttgttgacaaatgacaatgttgacatttctgttctgacctgacgtatgaaatgtcaacgatgcgttttgaaattgcatcgactcaacttgtgcgttcagaattatatttaacatcattataaaaaatctaacgtttcttatggaattttaaggtttatgacttaaaattattaaataaagctaaatttggtattttttattagattctcaaaccatttatttaatgataattaatatcgaacgaaccatttttatgagcgttttacgttttgttatctgtcaagctacttaaacacgctccattcaaggtcaaattactttccccacttgtggataaaatgcgtttttccccgcttgttttaaaggataaaagacggctttccgagctagtgaggggaaaataaataaaactgttaattaAGTAGTGGGTCTAGCTAGGTATTAACAAGAGCTGTGTTTCTTATTCGGTGATCTCTGGAAGCATTTAATGCGTTCCGCGAACGTTTAATGCGCAGCATTTAATGCGTTCGAATTTATACCACTGCGAtatttttgtgaatttgtgatatttttaagtggaaataacatgtaatttccaattgggaataaatatatctaatctataaACCGTACAACCCTTTGTGGTCTTTATCCTTCATACATAGCATCCCAAACAGTGATTTTTAGAAAATATGAAACTTTGTTGAGTGGTTTACACGTGGTTTATCACTTTCAACATATTACTGAAATGTTAaacccggccacgacatcgcgcggcggcggcagcggcgagcggcggccataggttggagcgagacacagcgatcggacctttcgttccctgCACCTATgaccgccgctcgccgctgccgccgccgcgcaatttcgtggccgggccgtaagagCACTGAATCGAAGTGTCAGTTGTAAGAGTCTAAAAACACAAGATAGACctagtaactacaaaaataacaattcattattacttactttactcaaacttaaacttaaatatttatttagcaaatagaCCACAAGTGCACTTTTCATAATATCAATTTGTTTTacaggaaataaaaataaatcaccaAACATcataaattacaaatatcaattcaattaaatattagATAATTACTTAAGAGACGTATACAGTCTCTAAATGacgaattacaaaaaatatgattaaaaataataaacaaactgtcaaatacaaaaaaatctaatatgcGCCTATAAAAAACGATTATCATATTAGCCTTGagatgtataatatatagtctcCTAGACTTTATTCGCTAAATTTAGAATataaagatatataatatatctacaGCTTTATTATGTCTTGTTACAGAGACCATGGATATCGGCAATCGTATTCTTAGTTGCCATGAGGACAGTAAATGTACAATTTGCGATGCCCATGCCAATGTTTCAACCAGCTCCTCCTCCACCGCCCATGATCATgatggcgccgccgccgccacctgTACCAGTCCCAGTTCCCTACCCGGTTCCATTCCCTGTTATAGTCACGAAGAAAACTACTACTACCACGACAACCCAAGCACCGAATGAAGCTGACGGTGATGGGAATTGTGCAATTGCATTACCTTTGCCTTTCGGATTCCCCATGCCTTTCGTGTTACCACAAGCCACTCCTCCAAGGTTCTGCGCTGACAAACCGAGGCCGAAGCAATGCCCACCCTGTCCACCGTGCGTGTGTGCTCCAAGCTGCACGCCTGCGTTTTATTCGTTTTGCTCCCCGTGTCATCAAAAGTGCAGATGTAAAAGTAATGGCGATACTCCGAGGCCTGAGCCCCCTAGACCACCACCACCAGTTCCTATAGTACCAGCACCCATGCCGGTGTATCCTATGGTACCTCCAGCTCCAGGGCCTATATTCATATTCCCCTTGCCACCCGCTCTTCCTTTCAGACGTCCGCCGCGAAAAGTACCCATTGATTCGAAGAGCGAAACAAGTGATTCATCAGACAGTTCCTCTGGCACAGATACAGATTCTGATAAAGATTGGCATCGGAGGAAAATACGaaaaatcaaaaaaagcaaaagacATTTAGGTAACTACAGAAAGAACGCTAGAAGTTTCGAAACGAGTGATGATATAGGGACAGTCGTACATGAAACGAAGCTTGTAAAACCTATGTTATCCTACATAAGCAAGCAAGGTAAAGTAAAGTTCGAAAAGAAGATTAGCGAGGACGACGCTGCACATTTGATGGGGTCAGAAACAGATAGATCAAAAAGCGTTGAATATCCTAAAAATAGTCGAAGGTCAGCTGTCGCTCGCAAAGACAGTAGAACTGTCATATTCAGTCCGCCGCCAAACAAGAAAATTACTAACCTCACAGTATCTTTTGACGTTGTTCAATAATTACAATATCACTTACTTATATGGGTAAAAGGTTAAATTCAAACTAAAGTAATCATAGAAAATAAGTGTTGGAATTGAACGGACCAAGTGTTTGAAATAATACGACAAACAGGTAATAAAATCGAGATACTTGattgtaaatgttgtaattatttttaataaatttatttttataattttttgttgttattacatgtatgaaaattttcacAGTCTACCTATTACGTATACTAAAATAGATGGATAGTGGAGTTTAggtaaaagagtttttttttggaACCCTAAATAACCCTAAAAGggtctatttttattttgttgttgttttttttttcgatccgATGCATGCACCTGGTCTGGAACTTGTATAACATTTTAACAATGAATGGTTACTTAATCAATAATCACCTTCAATAGATTTCAATGAACAATCACTCGTTATGTACACAAAGTTTCCGTATATCAAAGTACGGATCAATTCTGCTTCACCATTACCAAAATGCGCTCTATACTTTACGCAGTGTTTCTCAACCAAATATTTTTACCAAAATTTGATTTCCAAAGTTTGTCAGTAAATGGATTACCTTTTGATTACAATCAGCTGCTGATGCAACAACAAATGCAACCTAACCTCCAGAAACCTACAAATTTAAACAATACTGTTGAAAACACTACAgcatttacaaaaaaacctgGTGAAGTTATGAAGCCTTGCTGTACTGCAGCTGGTTGCTTTAACAACTGCCCTTACCCTCTGATACCTGTACCACCTGTACCACCTATGCCACTTATGTATCCACCACCACCACAAGCACCAATTGTGGTCCACGCGAGAACATTCTTCGAGCCTGTGGAACACGACCATCCGCCGCTCAAGGATATACAAAGATTGATCAGAAAAGACAGGAAGAAGTATAAGCGCAAGCATCAATATAGCTATAGTGATGAGACAGATGATAGTGATTATTACACGGATACAGATAGTGACAATCGTTCTAGAGATTTCGATTATAATGGGCGTCATAGAACTGTGATACATGTGAGAAGGCCATAAAAATTGGCATCCTTATAACGGAGAGTTGTTAGGTTTTTACGTGATTATTAGTTGAAGTTTTGGTGGgctaaattaatattgtttaaagtacTCCGACACTTGTTTCTACGTAACATTTGATAAACTATGTACAATGATTTTCAATGAACAATCAACTATTACATTGTGTATAAAGCACAGTTCCCTTATAACATCTTCATCATTCACCATTTCAAACATGGGTTTTAAACTAGCGTCTATTCTTATATTCATATTTCTATGATTCTGACActgatattttattaatgtatggATTAcaaagtatattaaattaatcgGAGACTTTCCTAATGAAGACATGAATGATGATATGAAGCAGCAGATTCAAAACGAAGTTTATACAATCAAATCCAACGCTGCAACGACACAGAACTCTAACGAAATTATGACTATTTCTTGCTGTGCCAATCTCTCAACAATACCACCACtaccaaacaccaaaattgtaccACTAACAACAATATATCCTTCTACCTCACCTAAGGCACCTCACCTTTATATTACGGACCTGCTGATATCTATGAAATGCTCCAAGATATACAAAAGCCGATAAAAGAAGATACAGCAAAACGAATGAAACGTAAGGTTTCCGAAGATAGttgtgacagtgatagtgaTAAAAAAGATTGCAGTGATGATAGTGGCAATAGTCCTAGTAGTAATGATAGCAACAGtagtaatagtattttatacaatcgtgatataatagagagcttttcagtcgagtactgtgtttaagcaacgaagcttgctgagttgcttaagttaaggtacgagattgaaaaacttgattatatcacttaacttaaaaaataaataaatattaactgCGACAAATCGACCTAggtccacagtaagctcaataagagcaaataattatataaaaaaaattacctatagaaacaaaatttaaaaaaatggaaatCTGTAAAGGACAGAATGCCAAGTAAAATTAAACCCTTCAAACGCCAAGAACCTTTAAAGGCGTCGTAAGAAGTCGTGCCCATGGCGTCAGCTGCTATGGCACCGTACGTTGTCAAAGTAACCTCCAAAATTTCGAGTATGTTATTTGCTAGCGTATGGCGTGCGCGTGCGCATAACGTTCTCGGGTTTGACAAATGGCGTTCAAAAAGAATAAATCTTCAATTAGGAATGGAGAATCTCATGCGATTTTTCGGAATGGGTTATAAACgtaaatattacctacatacatacatgtagtatttaactttttttttctgaattaaTCTCCATTGATCTCCATATTTACACTTATTTATCGCCGATGAGGTTTTGTAATGGAAagatgtaatttttatattataaattatttatttacaaaagcatatttttgtaccattgttcctttttttatttgttaacatattatttttaaaattgtataaaatgcaATTTATATAAATCCGAACCCAAAAAAACCctacatacttataatatttacatgGAGTGTGAGgacgtatttaaaataatatttacgaattcgtatttaattaaaacaggACATTTGTTCAACAATCGATAAAATATggtaaacaaagaaatatataatataatctgtataataaagaaattttcgCAAGAAATTGGCAATTATACGAAATTTATACaatgtgttattttattataacacaATCTGCAAACgaattaaatatttgtgatgatggcaaatataatattttatctagATAGTAATCTATAGGTAGTAAAAGTCTATTAATGAAcacagaaatattttaaatatgttttacgTGCCACCACATATCAcagtaatatttatttcttaatttgtATTCCCATCTCTCCCCACCTTGATCACGTGGGGCGGGGACAGATAGGAATACCTACACCCTAAAATAACTTAAATGGATCagtattaaatacttaaaatccTTAAAAAACGCATTTCCCcttgtaaattaaaattaaatttacgaATTTACGAAAATTacaaatactattatttattctagtgGAAAGTATCACTGCTTGAGCAAAACGGTGTAACCCTGTATTAGATACATTTTAtggtcattctctgagaatatgtctgccgttgcgtctaattgccacaactctttccatacattttgtatgggtcgcggcaattagacagcagacatattttttgaaaaagaccctttaaatattttagtgcg
The sequence above is drawn from the Cydia strobilella chromosome 2, ilCydStro3.1, whole genome shotgun sequence genome and encodes:
- the LOC134749112 gene encoding swi5-dependent recombination DNA repair protein 1 homolog, with the protein product MARKLRSYAILVSFTAVFAKDPEPELPPCPTNFQFLPQTLPMHCKMTSQPFQSPPLPPQFPPFMSGPPANPGNPVPNPEKPLSAPFPPPMPMGMPPMPMGMSPPLPMGPMPMGLPGMPMGMPMLGGPPQAKLPVIVMPFYSPDPAYKDPRKDPRKPSEPYKKKVKIIKKSRHHHNSDDSSWETDSSESSDTDSSDYDRKRWNWKNRRSMRRHKKIRHARKQEYLTPVLQYVSKDGFVVFEKSISKGEAKDWLGDNKGPNEETGNVDIAQKTNNKYGRVEDETRPNKNVNTRDLSEANHKEVNKNIQRLQRKARQKEIQQAIKHKQEQ
- the LOC134749121 gene encoding uncharacterized protein LOC134749121; its protein translation is MPMPMFQPAPPPPPMIMMAPPPPPVPVPVPYPVPFPVIVTKKTTTTTTTQAPNEADGDGNCAIALPLPFGFPMPFVLPQATPPRFCADKPRPKQCPPCPPCVCAPSCTPAFYSFCSPCHQKCRCKSNGDTPRPEPPRPPPPVPIVPAPMPVYPMVPPAPGPIFIFPLPPALPFRRPPRKVPIDSKSETSDSSDSSSGTDTDSDKDWHRRKIRKIKKSKRHLGNYRKNARSFETSDDIGTVVHETKLVKPMLSYISKQGKVKFEKKISEDDAAHLMGSETDRSKSVEYPKNSRSLSVNGLPFDYNQLLMQQQMQPNLQKPTNLNNTVENTTAFTKKPGEVMKPCCTAAGCFNNCPYPLIPVPPVPPMPLMYPPPPQAPIVVHARTFFEPVEHDHPPLKDIQRLIRKDRKKYKRKHQYSYSDETDDSDYYTDTDSDNRSRDFDYNGRHRTVIHVRRP